In a single window of the Synergistaceae bacterium DZ-S4 genome:
- a CDS encoding protein phosphatase 2C domain-containing protein, translating to MKLLFGSAQDIGKRKEQQDDFYVSDPCRTDGSNPGLLVVCDGIGGLPCGKEAAQITCDAVKNSIMSEKRISDIHGALLKSLRDANRALLDFIVSKGKVMECGCTLVAAALQDDMLFWISAGDSHIYHISGKSITQLNEDHTYGKVLDAAVARGDIDKSIADKHSKRDALTSFVSFWEVTKVSSGKMRILPGDSVLLCSDGLYRELSEDEMIDAYYPDPMKWAGRLIEKTLLKNDPYQDNVTVVIASALE from the coding sequence ATGAAATTATTGTTTGGTTCCGCTCAGGACATAGGAAAACGAAAAGAGCAGCAGGATGACTTTTATGTTTCAGACCCTTGCCGGACAGACGGATCTAATCCGGGACTTCTTGTCGTTTGTGACGGGATCGGTGGTCTTCCTTGCGGAAAAGAGGCGGCGCAGATCACCTGTGATGCCGTAAAAAATTCCATCATGAGTGAGAAACGGATCTCTGATATCCACGGCGCATTGCTTAAGTCACTTCGGGACGCAAATAGAGCCCTGTTGGATTTCATTGTATCCAAAGGAAAAGTAATGGAGTGCGGGTGCACTTTAGTCGCAGCAGCTTTACAGGATGACATGCTCTTTTGGATATCCGCCGGAGACAGCCATATCTATCATATATCAGGCAAAAGTATCACACAGCTGAACGAGGATCACACTTACGGGAAGGTCCTCGATGCCGCCGTGGCAAGAGGCGATATTGACAAAAGCATTGCTGATAAACACTCAAAAAGAGATGCTCTGACAAGCTTTGTCAGCTTTTGGGAGGTGACGAAAGTCTCATCCGGCAAAATGCGCATTTTACCCGGAGATTCTGTCCTGCTGTGTTCAGACGGACTTTACAGGGAACTTTCCGAGGATGAGATGATTGACGCGTACTACCCGGATCCGATGAAATGGGCAGGCCGCTTGATAGAGAAAACATTGTTGAAGAACGACCCTTATCAGGACAACGTCACGGTTGTCATAGCATCCGCTCTAGAATAG
- a CDS encoding metallophosphoesterase: MAIFVTGDTHSEPLPRLEALCKSEEKSRETPLTKEDVVIIAGDFGVIWWDDSTKYKRLEDYTLDKLENMPFTTLFIDGNHENFNRLMRFPVESGYGGKVGVLRPSVLHLRQRGHVYTIDGRKIWCFGGGISVDKNYRSEGISWWSQEEPSTAEYCYGLNQLEKHNWEVDFVVTHAGPSGAVDAMGLPPLRESFGDKVYEYDPVSPYLEHVSRKLRFKKWFFGHYHKDIKEISSVTASSCVSSEEGNFTAMRHYVYELL; the protein is encoded by the coding sequence ATGGCCATATTCGTGACCGGCGACACACACTCAGAGCCGCTACCCAGATTAGAGGCGCTCTGCAAGAGTGAAGAAAAAAGCAGAGAAACACCTCTGACGAAAGAGGACGTTGTTATCATTGCGGGAGACTTCGGAGTCATTTGGTGGGACGATTCCACAAAATACAAACGGTTGGAAGACTACACCCTGGACAAACTCGAAAATATGCCTTTCACAACGCTTTTTATCGACGGTAACCATGAAAATTTCAACAGGCTCATGCGGTTCCCCGTTGAGTCCGGGTACGGAGGAAAGGTCGGTGTGCTGCGCCCGTCCGTGCTGCATCTCCGACAGCGGGGACATGTATATACGATAGACGGCAGAAAGATATGGTGTTTCGGCGGGGGGATCTCCGTGGACAAAAACTACAGAAGCGAAGGTATAAGCTGGTGGTCACAGGAAGAGCCGTCGACCGCCGAATACTGCTACGGGCTGAACCAGCTTGAAAAACACAACTGGGAAGTGGACTTTGTTGTGACCCACGCGGGACCGTCCGGAGCCGTAGATGCAATGGGGCTTCCGCCTCTTAGGGAGTCTTTTGGGGATAAAGTCTACGAATACGACCCCGTATCCCCTTACCTGGAACACGTAAGCCGCAAGCTGCGTTTCAAAAAGTGGTTCTTCGGGCATTATCATAAGGATATTAAGGAAATCTCATCGGTGACCGCGAGTTCTTGCGTGAGCAGCGAAGAGGGGAATTTCACAGCTATGCGTCATTATGTATACGAGCTTCTTTAG
- a CDS encoding S8 family serine peptidase has product MPKTFLSGRFVKRNLFTCFVAITALISVFGIAFASSIIDGLEMPDYLQVNDTYAPRITSDYTKTAADDLYIDRQWGIDDSNLDVVWNAFDSRLSASTEEVFVVVMEEVIALDHEDLRGSFIRLGYDPETDEDFIGAYVHYSDTEYRYIVEIIKASDWKTKNDVSSTCGYDRALHGSHVAGIVGARHNDIGIAGCSSKVKIIPVFIYGNSGETEAFDWILGELYDTLEERTGREPRMIIQRAFGTTGGGTPLDNFVVQDMLSDYKRASDAGLLVVHGAGNIAADLHDGIWEDADGQLVTIMPACGGISADNFLTAAAHDSNRNLAPFSSYSTAGPEDAQAHLSAPGMKIASLGRPGEYWTASGTSMAAPHVSGTAALLWQLFPDATAAEIKELIIAGANVSRNQKVAPHNGESATTIGGYVKTGFLDAAASVKKSKEVLGDARGLDIEIPVKELIITPSAYGIVEGDTAEIDVTTVLPYTADNKDVTFTSSNTAVASVTTSDGVHTIETGSVDTDMEVEIYATAADGNGTVSNTVTVTVTNAPVPATSVAIKHEGETLSENETVDIQVNKSVTLEATVEPANASVTDSDFVWDIDPNTFYTQSGRNITVTPTTVGLYTVTLREGSLVATCRLNARETDPAPEPDPVPTPDPDPTPDPAPSEGGGGGGCSTGPAAGFALIFLSLVPLLRGKNK; this is encoded by the coding sequence ATGCCAAAAACATTCCTTTCAGGACGTTTCGTCAAAAGAAACCTCTTCACTTGTTTTGTGGCCATAACAGCACTAATCTCAGTATTCGGGATAGCTTTCGCCTCGTCAATTATCGACGGGCTGGAGATGCCTGATTATCTGCAGGTCAACGACACATACGCCCCCAGAATCACAAGCGATTACACAAAGACCGCCGCCGATGATTTGTACATTGACAGGCAGTGGGGAATTGACGACTCAAACCTCGATGTCGTATGGAACGCATTTGACTCAAGGCTTAGCGCTTCAACAGAAGAAGTTTTTGTGGTCGTCATGGAGGAAGTCATCGCGCTCGACCACGAGGATCTGCGGGGTTCGTTTATCCGCCTTGGTTACGACCCCGAAACCGACGAAGATTTTATAGGTGCCTATGTGCACTACAGCGACACTGAATACAGATACATCGTTGAGATCATAAAAGCCTCAGACTGGAAGACAAAAAACGACGTTTCAAGCACCTGTGGTTACGACCGGGCCCTGCACGGCTCCCACGTGGCCGGGATAGTCGGGGCAAGGCACAACGATATCGGAATAGCCGGATGCAGTTCCAAGGTGAAAATAATCCCTGTATTCATATACGGCAATTCAGGTGAAACAGAGGCCTTCGACTGGATATTGGGTGAACTCTACGATACCCTTGAGGAACGTACAGGAAGAGAACCGAGAATGATAATACAACGTGCGTTTGGAACCACGGGAGGCGGCACACCCTTGGATAACTTTGTGGTCCAGGATATGCTCAGTGACTACAAAAGGGCGTCCGATGCCGGGCTTCTTGTGGTACACGGAGCCGGCAATATAGCGGCCGACCTGCATGATGGCATCTGGGAAGATGCAGATGGGCAGCTCGTGACTATCATGCCCGCCTGCGGGGGCATAAGCGCGGACAACTTCCTGACGGCGGCGGCGCACGATTCAAATAGGAATCTGGCCCCGTTCAGCAGCTACAGCACCGCCGGACCTGAAGACGCACAGGCTCATCTTTCAGCTCCGGGCATGAAAATAGCCAGCCTCGGCCGTCCAGGAGAGTACTGGACCGCAAGCGGAACGTCCATGGCGGCACCGCACGTCTCGGGAACAGCCGCTCTGCTCTGGCAGCTGTTTCCCGATGCTACGGCAGCTGAGATAAAAGAACTGATAATTGCGGGCGCCAACGTCAGCAGGAATCAGAAAGTGGCTCCCCATAACGGAGAATCCGCCACTACAATAGGCGGATACGTAAAAACAGGGTTCCTTGACGCGGCGGCATCCGTTAAGAAATCAAAGGAAGTCCTCGGCGACGCGAGGGGTCTTGACATAGAGATACCGGTGAAGGAACTGATTATAACGCCGTCTGCGTACGGAATAGTGGAGGGAGACACAGCTGAAATAGATGTCACAACAGTCCTTCCATACACCGCTGACAACAAGGATGTGACCTTCACCTCCAGCAACACGGCAGTTGCTTCCGTAACGACTTCAGACGGAGTTCATACAATAGAGACAGGATCTGTTGATACGGATATGGAAGTTGAGATATATGCAACGGCAGCGGACGGAAACGGAACGGTGAGCAACACGGTCACGGTAACAGTGACCAATGCCCCGGTGCCTGCGACTTCAGTCGCCATCAAACACGAAGGCGAAACGCTTTCCGAAAACGAGACAGTAGATATTCAGGTAAACAAGTCAGTCACACTTGAAGCTACTGTTGAACCGGCAAACGCGAGTGTGACCGACAGCGACTTTGTCTGGGATATTGATCCCAATACCTTCTACACGCAGAGCGGCAGAAATATCACAGTAACACCAACAACTGTAGGTCTTTACACGGTAACGTTGAGAGAAGGATCCCTGGTCGCAACATGCAGGCTGAACGCGCGGGAAACAGATCCTGCACCCGAACCTGATCCCGTACCGACACCTGACCCTGACCCTACACCTGATCCTGCGCCATCTGAGGGCGGAGGAGGCGGCGGATGCAGCACCGGTCCGGCTGCAGGATTTGCCTTGATTTTCCTGAGCTTGGTTCCTTTGTTGCGCGGAAAAAATAAGTAG